Proteins from one Daphnia pulicaria isolate SC F1-1A chromosome 3, SC_F0-13Bv2, whole genome shotgun sequence genomic window:
- the LOC124329467 gene encoding mite allergen Der f 6-like yields MTANLPTSDYYLIGKLYMPDYQGTVTAVGWGLTSSTSTTVSPTLQQVDFKIGTKDECTSFWGSNYHHEYQMCGVIPGKSVCSGDSGGPIVRYSSGYQIYTQVGISSFVPASINGQALCEKGYAVFTRPSAHRDWITANSCIAGGGFCNHWYDV; encoded by the exons ATGACGGCCAATCTCCCGACGTCTGACTATTACCTAATTGGTAAACTCTACATGCCGGATTACCAGGGCACGGTAACTGCCGTTGGATGGGGACTTACCAGCAGCA CTTCAACTACAGTTTCACCGACGCTGCAGCaagttgatttcaaaattggaACCAAAGATGAGTGCACCAGCTTTTGGGGTAGTAATTACCACCACGAATATCAGATGTGCGGTGTCATTCCCGGCAAATCCGTTTGCTCA gGAGACAGTGGCGGTCCCATCGTTCGTTACAGCAGCGGTTATCAGATTTACACACAGGTTGGAATCAGCAGCTTTGTACCTGCCTCCATCAATGGACAAGCTCTTTGCGAAAAGGGTTACGCCGTTTTCACTCGACCCTCCGCTCATCGTGACTGGATTACCGCAAATAGTTGTATTGCTGGCGGTGGATTCTGTAATCATTGGTATGATGTTTAA
- the LOC124329468 gene encoding uncharacterized protein LOC124329468: MSAESSVNGSYQRLKHLMTCFVCYNKYSASRKPKWLICKHYFCQQCLATIQEKGMIKCPLCRQLQFYSEETSVQPDAVVDLMEKASVHLARLKANQRLKRELETAKIKKIQLWEEKERKLEADLANFRQSSTFKDFSALQLALALAKNQVIPLASQDRINFYSDFQERLEQYLRNSASVTNDEVISWIEGVNNQITAKDFTDYHFIRALTAAIINCSIKGNFGFKFKTS, translated from the exons ATGTCGGCAGAATCATCTGTTAACGGATCCTATCAGCGTCTCAAACATTTGATGACGTGTTTCGTTTGTTACAACAAGTACAGCGCCAGTCGCAAACCCAAATGGCTAATTTGTAAGCACTATTTCTGCCAGCAGTGCCTAGCT ACAATTCAGGAGAAAGGGATGATTAAATGTCCACTCTGTCGCCAGCTTCAATTCTACTCTGAGGAGACATCAGTCCAGCCGGATGCTGTCGTCGATTTGATGGAGAAAGCCTCGGTCCACCTGGCCAGGTTGAAAGCCAACCAGCGGCTTAAGCGAGAGCTGGAAACAGCTAAGATTAAGAAGATTCAATtgtgggaagaaaaagaaagaaaactcgAAGCGGATTTGGCTAATTTTCGCCAATCTTCTACATTCAAAGATTTTTCCGCGCTTCAGTTAGCGTTGGCTTTAGCCAAGAATCAAGTGATTCCTCTCGCCAGTCAAgatcgaattaatttttattcggaTTTCCAAGAGAGATTGGAACAGTATTTGAGAAATTCGGCCAGCGTAACAAACGATGAAGTCATCAGCTGGATTGAG GGGGTCAATAATCAAATTACAGCTAAAGATTTTACCGACTACCATTTCATCCGCGCCTTGACAGCTGCCATCATCAATTGTTCAATTAAAGGTAATTTTgggtttaaatttaaaacatcaTAA
- the LOC124328558 gene encoding mast cell protease 4-like translates to MMSNCQVIYWLVLASACLINANSVADRSDADDEGVDEIIGGTTVARGQHQYMAYLRSFYASWPPGSYGGCGGTVITNRYILTAAHCVQDHKTGEIANKVEVRLKVYTIRPMDSGAKLITVTGSDIKPHPLFYRNGVPNSIYDIALIKLTADLPTSDYYLIGNLYMPGVDQTYVTAVGWGYTSSTGPGSSTLKQVSFRIGTNDECKNFWGVRYNHEFQLCGVVPGKSVCSGDSGGPIVRYSSAYQTYSQVGISSFVPTSNGQAACEMGYAVFTRPSAHLGWINANSCGEGGFCPPLLYA, encoded by the exons ATGATGTCGAATTGCCAA GTGATTTATTGGTTGGTTTTGGCTTCGGCTTGTCTCATCAACGCCAATAGCGTCGCCGACCGCTCTGATGCAG atgaTGAAGGGGTCGACGAAATTATTGGTGGTACAACCGTTGCCAGGGGGCAGCATCAATACATG GCTTATTTGAGGAGTTTCTACGCTTCCTGGCCACCAGGGTCGTATGGAGGGTGTGGAGGTACAGTGATTACCAACCGATACATTCTAACTGCAGCTCACTGCGTTCAAGACCATAAAACCGG TGAAATAGCCAACAAAGTGGAAGTCCGTCTGAAAGTCTACACCATCAGACCGATGGACTCGGGTGCGAAACTGATCACCGTGACCGGATCAGATATCAAACCTCACCCCCTATTTTATAGAAACGGAGTG CCCAACTCTATCTATGACATTGCCCTCATCAAACTGACCGCCGATCTCCCGACGTCTGACTATTACCTGATCGGGAACCTCTACATGCCGGGAGTGGACCAGACCTATGTGACAGCTGTTGGATGGGGATATACCAGCAGTA CTGGTCCTGGTTCATCAACGCTGAAGCAAGTTAGCTTCCGGATCGGAACCAATGACGAATGTAAAAACTTTTGGGGCGTTAGATACAACCACGAATTTCAACTGTGTGGTGTTGTTCCGGGCAAATCTGTTTGCAGT GGAGACAGCGGCGGTCCCATCGTTCGATACAGCAGCGCCTATCAAACGTACAGCCAGGTTGGAATCAGCAGTTTCGTACCGACCTCCAATGGACAAGCTGCTTGCGAAATGGGTTATGCAGTTTTCACCCGACCCTCCGCTCATCTTGGCTGGATTAACGCAAATAGCTGCGGCGAGGGTGGATTTTGCCCTCCCTTACTCTACGCTTGA